One Fuerstiella marisgermanici DNA window includes the following coding sequences:
- a CDS encoding tetratricopeptide repeat protein, translated as MRLLRPGMVRHLSGKVAACGILLLIIVGSTVCADEPHAEFIDKLRQRKYFDTALEYIEQLQQRSDLPQDFANTLELERGITYREMGSSLRVPEDREQAQGQAERSLKKFTSEHPQHPRAAYANFELGQLLLDRARTLLWDADAPSNADRRAEIQTQARALIDQAQAIYQKSHDQYDAQQKAFPSFIDKTEDPEQFEARQDVFYKYLKAAFNLARCTYERGQTFEKGTKERTETLIKASEEFEAISSAWRSFPVGRHAYLMMGKCFQEQDDISRALGLYNTIINDDSQHPAMLQLKSYALQFRLICLNHEKRSDYQLVINEATRWLNDKINRSRLYTEQGLGILWEKARAEEQLSKDRTLDAKQQTALKRQTIADANTVAKFPSPYREPAVAMARRINASLGEKDAEPKDFDTAFERGSGLITQKADLDQAVKDAKSGDERQKAIQARDAHMNEISRMFELALSMRDEDSDPKAVAQARYFLSYAYMVQRKNYEAIILSRYCMDADRLTHPDSALNATEIAIQSAVQAFNDAGDNQEFELDLLKQICEQIVSQYPQSARGNEARIRLGQVYRDLKQPLKAAETYLTVPENSSDYASSRLQAGQSYWLAWLTNSAGTLSAGTSGDGQAEHDEAAVSKWKTDATKLLQEGLTLARQKLGDNVKPTSEMAAAEVSLATINNMDGNFDQTIQRLTSGGENSVISLLQVPEGESRPDKGVQSSDFAGQAYRLLLRAYVGVQQIDNALATMNGLEAIGGQDTTAVYTQLGQELQAELERLSETGEAERLAQVRSSFEQFLEKVYAQRDQSDYNSLLWIGETYFGLGKGVKEDTAAASAYFQKATQAYQEILQNNLAADGAITAIKLRLIRCKRAQGNYEEAVTLAQDVLTASPLSLDVQFEAAHTLADWGADPNGQPEKLLTSIKGVDKVIWGWSGITSKLQARQSSPDWKDLKDRFLEARLEYIRSRYRYAKTGAADGRKQLQSGLAEITIFAQVFPDLDDAWFAKFDQLYQDIQVDLGQAAVALERPKPLELPPQNVAANSEEQEADNAATPQPVTQSPPPSEGPGWLMGTLAIALAAGGGFAFYKLMSKPQKRRRTFAPAGGSFTPPPGTGSDATGGDAPDFSSLAGNKAGAAVAAPPRKKTASKAAATPGTARKKRVLTPEEMVKYKAAKAAKAKAAAQQAAAGGKKVVKKKGVQRLSTSAAGTSPPVGNDPPVRKVVKKRVKKRPPQPPPNEG; from the coding sequence ATGCGTCTGTTGAGACCCGGAATGGTCCGGCATTTGTCTGGAAAAGTCGCGGCCTGCGGCATCCTGCTGCTAATCATCGTTGGCAGCACCGTTTGCGCCGATGAACCTCATGCGGAATTCATCGACAAACTGCGGCAACGCAAGTACTTCGACACCGCTCTGGAGTACATCGAGCAACTGCAACAGCGTTCTGACCTGCCGCAGGATTTTGCGAATACGCTGGAACTGGAACGCGGCATTACGTACCGCGAAATGGGCTCGTCGCTGCGAGTTCCCGAAGACCGCGAGCAGGCTCAGGGACAAGCGGAACGGTCGTTGAAGAAGTTCACCAGCGAACATCCACAACACCCGCGAGCAGCGTATGCCAACTTCGAGCTGGGCCAACTGCTGCTGGACCGAGCTCGCACTTTACTGTGGGACGCTGATGCCCCGTCGAATGCTGATCGTCGTGCTGAAATCCAAACGCAGGCCCGAGCGTTGATTGATCAGGCTCAGGCGATCTACCAAAAATCGCACGACCAGTATGACGCTCAACAAAAAGCGTTCCCCAGCTTCATCGACAAAACCGAAGACCCGGAACAGTTCGAAGCGCGGCAGGACGTTTTTTACAAGTACCTGAAAGCCGCCTTTAACCTGGCTCGATGCACCTACGAACGCGGTCAGACGTTTGAAAAGGGGACGAAGGAACGCACTGAAACGCTGATCAAGGCGTCCGAAGAATTCGAAGCGATTTCGTCGGCGTGGCGCAGCTTCCCGGTTGGGCGGCACGCCTACCTGATGATGGGTAAGTGCTTTCAGGAACAGGACGACATTAGTCGCGCTTTGGGGCTGTACAACACAATCATTAACGATGATTCGCAACATCCGGCGATGCTGCAGTTGAAGTCATATGCGCTGCAGTTTCGGTTGATCTGCCTGAACCACGAAAAGCGCAGCGACTATCAGCTTGTGATCAACGAAGCGACTCGCTGGTTAAACGACAAAATCAACCGCTCCCGTCTTTACACTGAACAGGGCCTCGGAATTCTGTGGGAGAAGGCTCGCGCGGAAGAACAGCTTTCGAAGGACCGAACGCTGGACGCCAAACAGCAGACAGCACTCAAGCGACAGACAATCGCGGATGCCAATACGGTCGCCAAGTTTCCCAGTCCGTATCGCGAACCGGCCGTCGCGATGGCTCGCCGCATCAACGCCAGCCTTGGCGAAAAGGATGCGGAGCCCAAAGACTTCGACACCGCCTTCGAACGCGGCAGCGGGTTGATCACGCAAAAAGCGGATCTCGACCAGGCCGTGAAGGACGCCAAATCTGGCGACGAACGTCAGAAAGCCATTCAGGCTCGCGACGCCCACATGAACGAAATTTCGCGCATGTTTGAACTCGCACTTTCCATGCGAGACGAAGACAGCGATCCCAAAGCGGTCGCTCAGGCACGCTACTTTTTGTCCTACGCCTACATGGTGCAGCGCAAAAACTATGAAGCCATTATTCTGTCGCGTTACTGCATGGACGCAGATCGACTTACTCACCCGGATTCTGCTCTTAACGCGACAGAAATCGCCATTCAGTCGGCCGTGCAGGCCTTCAACGACGCAGGCGACAATCAGGAGTTCGAACTCGATTTGCTGAAACAGATTTGCGAACAGATCGTATCGCAGTATCCGCAATCCGCTCGCGGCAACGAAGCTCGCATTCGTCTGGGCCAGGTCTATCGCGACCTGAAGCAACCCCTTAAAGCGGCGGAAACATATTTGACCGTGCCGGAAAATTCGTCCGACTATGCGTCCTCCCGATTGCAGGCCGGCCAGTCTTACTGGTTGGCGTGGCTGACCAATTCGGCGGGCACCCTGTCTGCAGGCACATCAGGAGACGGTCAGGCGGAACACGACGAAGCGGCGGTCAGTAAGTGGAAAACCGACGCCACCAAGCTGCTGCAGGAAGGCTTAACGCTGGCTCGTCAAAAGCTGGGCGACAACGTTAAGCCCACGTCTGAAATGGCGGCGGCTGAAGTTTCGCTCGCGACCATCAACAACATGGACGGCAATTTCGATCAGACGATTCAGCGGCTAACGTCCGGCGGCGAAAATTCTGTCATCAGCCTGCTTCAGGTTCCAGAAGGCGAAAGCCGACCGGACAAAGGCGTTCAAAGCAGCGACTTCGCCGGGCAGGCGTACCGGCTTCTGCTTCGAGCCTACGTGGGCGTACAACAAATCGACAACGCTCTGGCGACGATGAATGGGCTGGAGGCAATTGGCGGCCAGGACACGACTGCCGTGTACACGCAGCTTGGCCAGGAGTTGCAGGCCGAACTCGAACGGCTGTCTGAAACCGGAGAAGCCGAACGGCTGGCTCAGGTGCGTTCGTCCTTCGAACAGTTCCTTGAAAAAGTTTACGCTCAGCGAGACCAGTCCGATTACAACTCGCTGCTGTGGATCGGCGAAACGTACTTTGGACTCGGTAAGGGCGTGAAAGAGGACACCGCCGCCGCCTCTGCCTACTTCCAGAAAGCGACTCAGGCCTATCAGGAAATTCTGCAGAACAACCTTGCTGCCGACGGTGCCATCACTGCCATCAAGCTGCGTCTGATTCGCTGCAAACGAGCTCAGGGAAATTACGAAGAAGCTGTCACGCTGGCTCAGGATGTGTTGACCGCCAGCCCTCTGTCGCTGGATGTGCAATTCGAAGCCGCGCACACGCTGGCCGACTGGGGAGCAGACCCGAACGGTCAGCCGGAGAAGCTGTTGACGTCGATCAAAGGCGTCGACAAAGTGATCTGGGGTTGGTCCGGAATCACCAGCAAGCTGCAGGCTCGACAAAGTTCTCCCGACTGGAAAGATCTCAAAGACCGCTTCCTGGAAGCTCGTCTGGAGTACATTCGCAGTCGATACCGTTACGCCAAAACGGGAGCCGCCGACGGCAGAAAGCAGCTGCAGTCGGGCCTCGCTGAGATCACGATTTTCGCTCAGGTCTTTCCTGATCTGGACGACGCATGGTTCGCAAAATTTGACCAGCTCTATCAGGACATCCAGGTGGATCTTGGTCAGGCCGCCGTCGCTTTGGAAAGGCCCAAACCCTTGGAGCTTCCGCCTCAGAATGTTGCTGCGAATTCAGAAGAACAGGAAGCCGATAATGCGGCCACGCCTCAGCCTGTGACACAATCGCCGCCGCCGTCAGAAGGCCCCGGTTGGCTGATGGGGACGCTGGCAATCGCTCTGGCCGCAGGCGGTGGATTTGCGTTTTACAAACTGATGAGCAAACCGCAAAAACGGCGACGAACTTTTGCACCAGCCGGCGGATCATTCACTCCTCCACCGGGAACAGGCAGCGATGCCACGGGCGGCGACGCGCCGGACTTCAGCAGCCTTGCCGGCAATAAAGCGGGAGCGGCCGTCGCCGCTCCACCACGGAAGAAAACGGCCAGCAAGGCGGCCGCGACACCCGGTACGGCTCGAAAAAAGCGAGTTCTCACGCCGGAAGAGATGGTGAAGTACAAAGCGGCAAAGGCAGCCAAAGCCAAAGCGGCAGCTCAGCAAGCCGCAGCAGGCGGTAAAAAAGTTGTGAAGAAGAAAGGTGTGCAGCGGCTGAGCACGTCGGCTGCTGGAACGTCGCCTCCCGTTGGAAATGACCCGCCCGTTCGAAAAGTCGTGAAGAAGAGAGTCAAGAAACGTCCGCCGCAACCGCCACCGAACGAGGGATGA
- a CDS encoding tetratricopeptide repeat protein, with protein sequence MKIQPLHLTAVAALLISLPSANAVDSATRRSDNVTLRGKFTTMDPTKIVIERSNGGDVTVAVSNLKVVRFDGEPLNLNQARSNERSGGLEKALSIIQEVSRSGVSDKRLKTELQFLTARIMGKQALADPTKAAAAQEVLQKFRTENKTNFRYLEATLLLASVQSAAGAVDEAKTLLQEVQQAPVTGYQLQAGVDLGRLLLQAGDAAGAQAAFDSVIQKSQGDESAAGALYDSMLGKAACLQLQNSVDEAIAILEDVISKSPASETRTLAEAWVRKGDCLRQKNETKAALMAYLHVDVLYPGEPAQHAEALARLTELWGPTGHEDRAIEASARLTERYPNSPWAKKGGAGG encoded by the coding sequence ATGAAAATACAACCACTTCACTTAACGGCCGTGGCGGCACTTTTGATCAGCCTGCCATCCGCAAACGCTGTCGATTCCGCCACACGACGCAGCGACAACGTGACGTTACGCGGCAAGTTCACCACGATGGATCCGACGAAGATTGTGATTGAACGCTCCAATGGCGGAGACGTGACGGTCGCGGTTTCAAATCTGAAAGTCGTCCGGTTCGACGGCGAACCGCTTAATCTGAACCAGGCTCGCAGCAACGAACGCAGTGGCGGTCTGGAAAAAGCGTTAAGCATCATTCAGGAAGTCAGCCGCAGCGGCGTTTCTGACAAACGACTGAAAACAGAATTGCAGTTCCTGACGGCTCGCATCATGGGCAAGCAGGCATTGGCGGACCCCACGAAAGCTGCCGCCGCGCAAGAGGTCTTGCAGAAGTTCCGCACCGAGAACAAGACGAACTTTCGCTATCTTGAAGCCACTCTGCTGCTCGCGTCCGTGCAAAGTGCGGCGGGGGCCGTTGACGAAGCGAAGACTCTGCTGCAGGAAGTTCAGCAGGCACCGGTCACCGGCTACCAGCTTCAGGCCGGCGTCGATCTCGGTCGACTGTTGCTGCAGGCCGGCGATGCAGCGGGCGCACAAGCCGCCTTCGATTCCGTGATTCAAAAAAGTCAGGGCGACGAATCAGCCGCTGGAGCTCTTTACGACAGCATGCTCGGCAAAGCCGCGTGCCTGCAACTGCAAAACAGCGTCGACGAAGCCATCGCCATTCTGGAAGACGTGATCAGCAAATCTCCCGCGTCAGAAACTCGTACATTGGCCGAAGCGTGGGTCCGCAAAGGCGACTGTTTGCGTCAGAAGAATGAGACGAAAGCGGCACTCATGGCATACCTGCACGTTGATGTCCTGTATCCGGGCGAACCCGCTCAGCATGCTGAAGCTCTGGCTCGCCTGACCGAATTGTGGGGTCCCACCGGCCACGAAGACCGCGCTATCGAAGCGTCCGCTCGCCTGACCGAACGTTACCCCAACAGCCCATGGGCCAAAAAGGGCGGGGCAGGCGGCTAG
- a CDS encoding MotA/TolQ/ExbB proton channel family protein, with the protein MLSLMERVSRQRSLKSWGVLMLATIFALLVIPLSGLSVSAVAQDAAPAADAAPAGDAGGGEATSNVQSRNFLSWMIDALGVFWMLIFAALSFVMVALIMMNLLQVRRDVLLPNDFVEEFEQKLNGKDFQGAYEIARNDDSFVARVLASGMGRLSRGYPEAVEGMQEAGEDENMALEHRLSYLALIGTVAPMLGLMGTVQGMIASFDKIASSAVSPKPSELAEGISTALFTTLIGLGIAVPAMIFYSILKNRIQRLVLEIGMVSEGLMSRFAAVGKQGQKPPAAS; encoded by the coding sequence ATGCTGAGCCTTATGGAACGAGTATCACGGCAGCGGTCCCTGAAAAGCTGGGGCGTATTGATGCTGGCAACAATTTTTGCCCTGCTGGTGATCCCGCTGTCGGGCCTTTCCGTGAGCGCGGTCGCTCAGGACGCCGCACCTGCGGCCGATGCTGCTCCGGCTGGTGACGCGGGCGGAGGCGAAGCCACGTCCAACGTGCAAAGCCGCAACTTCTTGAGCTGGATGATCGACGCTCTGGGCGTGTTCTGGATGCTGATCTTCGCGGCCCTGTCATTCGTGATGGTCGCACTCATCATGATGAACCTGCTGCAGGTACGACGCGACGTTTTGCTACCGAATGACTTTGTGGAAGAGTTTGAACAGAAACTTAACGGCAAGGATTTTCAGGGCGCGTACGAAATTGCTCGCAATGACGATTCGTTTGTTGCCCGAGTTCTCGCGTCCGGCATGGGGCGTTTAAGTCGAGGCTACCCGGAAGCTGTCGAAGGCATGCAGGAAGCGGGCGAAGACGAAAACATGGCTCTGGAACATCGTCTCAGCTATCTGGCGTTGATCGGCACGGTCGCTCCAATGCTGGGTCTGATGGGAACTGTTCAGGGGATGATCGCATCATTCGACAAGATCGCGTCGAGTGCCGTTTCACCCAAGCCCAGCGAATTGGCCGAAGGGATTTCAACTGCCCTGTTTACCACGCTGATTGGTCTGGGTATTGCCGTTCCGGCGATGATCTTCTACAGCATTTTGAAAAATCGTATTCAGCGGCTGGTGCTGGAAATCGGAATGGTGAGCGAAGGTTTGATGAGTCGCTTTGCGGCCGTTGGCAAGCAGGGCCAGAAACCTCCGGCCGCTTCGTAG
- a CDS encoding ExbD/TolR family protein, translated as MKIKSSGSSPPDVDMTPMIDIVFQLIAFFMVITNFEQQQADERVTLPKDQLAKPPEVKRENTFTINLGFDRDKEGEITNTTPFIFFAGEKFEVEASATKLRQESQFYQTIGTPLEDVTVEIRADADVSSGLVQKLIQMCQEQEIGFQRFALKATQKS; from the coding sequence ATGAAGATCAAGTCATCAGGCTCCAGCCCTCCCGATGTCGACATGACGCCTATGATCGACATCGTGTTCCAGTTGATTGCCTTCTTTATGGTGATCACCAACTTCGAACAGCAGCAGGCCGACGAACGAGTTACTTTGCCGAAAGATCAACTGGCCAAGCCCCCGGAAGTCAAACGCGAAAACACGTTCACAATCAACCTTGGCTTCGACAGAGACAAAGAGGGCGAGATCACTAACACGACGCCGTTTATTTTCTTCGCTGGGGAAAAGTTCGAAGTCGAAGCCAGCGCCACGAAGCTGCGACAGGAATCTCAGTTCTACCAAACCATCGGCACGCCTTTGGAAGATGTCACGGTGGAAATTCGAGCCGACGCAGATGTGTCGTCCGGCTTGGTGCAAAAGCTGATTCAGATGTGTCAGGAGCAGGAAATTGGCTTTCAGCGATTCGCGTTGAAGGCCACTCAAAAATCGTAG
- a CDS encoding ExbD/TolR family protein — MKIRNRSGEGEKIETQMAPMIDVVFQLLIFFMLTLKIVEPEGNFDINMPLGKPQQSTVTDADLPPLKVRLIAGADGQLADLQFNQQSLGQGPAAFALLNDQVLKAVNSLKAAGPENLDKQEVEIDPDFNLDYRHIISAISNCSGKMVDGKMIRYISRIKFAPIREQN; from the coding sequence ATGAAGATTCGAAACCGCAGCGGCGAAGGCGAGAAAATTGAAACGCAAATGGCGCCGATGATCGACGTCGTGTTTCAGTTGCTGATCTTCTTCATGCTGACACTCAAAATTGTCGAACCTGAAGGCAACTTCGACATCAACATGCCGCTGGGCAAGCCACAGCAGTCGACTGTTACAGATGCTGACCTGCCGCCGCTGAAAGTGCGGCTGATTGCTGGTGCCGACGGGCAGCTTGCTGATCTTCAATTCAATCAGCAGAGCCTTGGGCAGGGGCCAGCCGCCTTCGCTTTACTTAACGATCAGGTTTTGAAGGCCGTGAATTCGCTGAAGGCCGCTGGTCCTGAAAATCTGGACAAGCAGGAAGTCGAAATCGATCCGGACTTCAACCTAGATTACCGTCACATCATTTCGGCCATCAGCAACTGTTCTGGCAAAATGGTGGACGGCAAGATGATCCGGTACATCAGCCGCATTAAGTTCGCACCGATTCGTGAGCAGAACTGA
- a CDS encoding small basic protein: MSIDKSLKKPSGVVRARNVLKRGERIAVLKEQDRWDDGQSPVGLPKVRIKKVVAGKKKKKKKDDEEEDTK, from the coding sequence GTGTCGATCGATAAATCGCTGAAAAAGCCGAGCGGCGTAGTCCGAGCCCGCAATGTCCTGAAACGCGGTGAGCGCATTGCTGTGCTGAAAGAACAGGACCGCTGGGACGATGGTCAAAGCCCTGTGGGGCTGCCTAAAGTCCGCATCAAGAAGGTGGTCGCTGGTAAGAAAAAGAAGAAGAAGAAGGACGACGAAGAAGAAGATACCAAATGA
- a CDS encoding MgtC/SapB family protein: protein MLFDDFKLEMFLRPLAACVLGAVIGWNRELKKHPAGLRTQILVALGSCSFTLSALELTSVMHEQYLQENSDPVRVIAGIVGGIGFLGAGSIIQSGGDVRGVTTAATVWVTGAIGIACGMGAYTLALVTAGLTAFVLIPLGRLEQKYLQDQ from the coding sequence ATGCTATTCGACGACTTCAAGCTGGAAATGTTTCTGCGGCCGCTGGCAGCATGTGTTCTGGGCGCGGTTATCGGGTGGAACCGGGAATTGAAGAAGCATCCTGCCGGGCTAAGAACTCAGATCCTTGTGGCGCTGGGATCCTGCAGCTTTACGCTGTCGGCTCTGGAGCTGACAAGCGTCATGCACGAACAATACCTTCAGGAAAACTCAGATCCTGTCCGAGTAATCGCAGGAATCGTCGGCGGGATCGGCTTTCTGGGAGCCGGATCGATCATCCAATCCGGGGGCGATGTGCGCGGTGTCACCACGGCGGCGACCGTGTGGGTGACCGGAGCGATCGGTATCGCGTGTGGGATGGGAGCATACACGCTGGCGCTGGTGACGGCCGGGTTGACGGCTTTCGTCCTGATACCGCTGGGAAGACTGGAACAGAAGTATCTGCAGGATCAGTGA
- a CDS encoding NADP-dependent oxidoreductase has product MSTVTTTGREVHLKSRPDGIPTADNFAVHETEIPEPVHGRFLVRNEWISVDPYMRGRMRDTESYVPSFELNKPMEGGCVGRVVQSLNPDFVEGDCVLGNQGWREYWFSDGTDATKIDADKISPQAYLGVLGMTGMTAWVGLNTIGNLQPGDHVFVSAASGAVGSIVCQIARHKGCRVVGSAGSAKKIEWLKNTAGVDAVFNYHDVDDVSEKLGELCPDGIDLYFDNVGGDHLEGAIDNMNDFGRIVCCGMISTYNDAEPKPGPSNLFKIIAKRIRMQGFIVRDHMDQQPEFTKQMSDWIQSGEIHWEETVTEGLENAPQAFINLFHGDKMGKALVKLH; this is encoded by the coding sequence ATGTCAACCGTCACCACAACCGGCCGAGAAGTGCATCTCAAGTCTCGCCCAGACGGCATCCCGACGGCGGACAACTTCGCCGTTCACGAAACCGAAATTCCGGAACCGGTCCACGGACGCTTTCTGGTGCGCAATGAGTGGATTTCGGTCGATCCGTACATGCGCGGACGGATGCGAGACACGGAAAGCTATGTCCCTTCGTTCGAACTCAACAAACCAATGGAAGGCGGCTGCGTGGGTCGCGTGGTTCAGTCGTTGAACCCGGACTTCGTGGAAGGTGACTGTGTGCTGGGCAACCAGGGCTGGCGGGAGTACTGGTTTTCGGACGGAACAGACGCCACGAAAATTGACGCGGATAAGATCTCGCCTCAGGCCTATCTTGGCGTCCTAGGTATGACAGGAATGACCGCTTGGGTCGGCCTGAACACGATTGGTAATTTGCAGCCGGGCGATCACGTGTTCGTCTCCGCAGCGTCCGGAGCAGTCGGCTCGATCGTCTGCCAGATCGCCAGGCACAAAGGTTGTCGCGTTGTCGGCAGCGCCGGTTCTGCAAAGAAGATTGAATGGCTAAAAAACACGGCGGGCGTGGATGCCGTGTTCAACTATCACGACGTGGATGACGTCTCAGAAAAACTGGGCGAACTGTGCCCTGATGGCATCGACCTGTACTTTGACAATGTTGGCGGTGATCATCTGGAGGGTGCGATCGACAACATGAACGACTTTGGCCGCATCGTGTGTTGCGGCATGATTTCAACGTACAATGATGCGGAGCCCAAACCCGGCCCGAGCAACCTGTTTAAGATTATCGCTAAGAGAATTCGCATGCAGGGCTTCATCGTTCGCGATCACATGGACCAGCAGCCGGAGTTCACCAAACAGATGAGCGACTGGATCCAGTCGGGGGAGATTCACTGGGAAGAAACGGTGACCGAGGGGCTTGAGAACGCTCCGCAGGCGTTTATCAATCTTTTCCACGGCGACAAGATGGGAAAAGCACTTGTGAAGCTTCACTGA
- a CDS encoding NAD-dependent epimerase/dehydratase family protein produces the protein MPALKPDHPGKPVVAITGAAGLIGSHVIRALKNDYKLVGLDLEIPEVKSPDVDWISMDLTSSGNVQTALAELKQRHGDSLYSVIHLAAYYDFSGEPSPMYDELTVEGTKRLLDGLQDFHVRQFVFSSSLLVMEPKTQGHEISEDDAVAANWPYPQSKLAAEEVIRNRARDINTVILRIAGVYDEQGHSLPLSHQISRIYEKQTESYVFPGDSTAGQALVHLDDLADCFSKVVQRAGRLEQQELFLVAEPDVMSYRQLQEELGEMIHGDAWPAIRIPKVVAKVGAWVKDKLASDGDEPFIKPWMVDMADAHYAANIDRARKRLGWQPQHTLRKTLPKIVASLFEDPKAWYERHGLEWPGDEAELPTEPPEAASALREEVVRT, from the coding sequence ATGCCTGCCTTAAAACCTGACCACCCGGGAAAACCTGTGGTTGCTATCACAGGTGCGGCCGGACTGATCGGCTCGCACGTCATTCGGGCGTTGAAAAACGACTACAAACTAGTCGGGCTGGATCTGGAAATTCCGGAAGTAAAGTCACCGGACGTTGACTGGATCTCAATGGACCTGACTAGTTCCGGCAACGTGCAAACAGCGCTGGCGGAGCTCAAGCAACGGCACGGCGACTCGCTCTACAGCGTCATTCACCTGGCGGCTTACTATGATTTTTCGGGTGAGCCCAGCCCGATGTACGACGAGTTGACAGTCGAGGGCACGAAGCGACTGCTGGACGGGTTGCAGGACTTTCACGTCCGGCAGTTCGTATTCTCCAGTAGCCTGTTAGTGATGGAGCCGAAGACTCAGGGCCACGAAATTTCTGAAGACGACGCGGTCGCCGCAAACTGGCCCTACCCTCAATCGAAACTGGCCGCCGAAGAAGTCATCCGGAACCGAGCACGAGACATCAACACAGTGATCCTGCGAATCGCGGGCGTGTACGACGAGCAGGGGCACTCACTCCCGTTGTCACATCAAATCAGTCGGATCTACGAAAAGCAGACGGAAAGTTATGTCTTTCCCGGCGATTCGACTGCCGGCCAGGCGCTTGTACACCTCGACGATCTGGCAGACTGCTTCTCGAAAGTCGTGCAACGAGCTGGTCGGCTGGAACAGCAAGAACTGTTTCTGGTGGCTGAGCCCGATGTCATGAGCTATCGGCAGCTACAGGAGGAACTGGGTGAAATGATCCATGGCGACGCCTGGCCCGCGATCCGAATTCCCAAAGTTGTGGCGAAAGTCGGAGCGTGGGTGAAAGACAAGCTGGCTTCGGACGGTGATGAGCCGTTTATTAAGCCGTGGATGGTCGACATGGCCGACGCCCACTACGCCGCAAACATTGACAGAGCTCGCAAACGCCTTGGTTGGCAGCCGCAGCACACGCTGCGGAAGACGCTACCCAAAATCGTGGCGAGCCTGTTTGAGGATCCCAAAGCCTGGTACGAACGTCACGGGCTCGAATGGCCCGGCGATGAAGCTGAGCTGCCTACGGAACCACCTGAAGCCGCCAGCGCGCTACGGGAAGAAGTGGTTCGAACGTAG
- a CDS encoding DUF1328 domain-containing protein, translating into MLSWALTFFVLALIAAALGFGVLSGTAMSIAKICIAVFLILAVISLVTGRRVPS; encoded by the coding sequence ATGCTTTCATGGGCCCTCACTTTTTTCGTATTGGCACTGATCGCCGCTGCACTTGGTTTCGGCGTACTGTCTGGCACAGCTATGTCGATCGCCAAAATCTGTATCGCTGTGTTTTTGATTCTGGCCGTGATCAGTCTGGTCACCGGTCGCCGCGTCCCCTCGTAA